In Balaenoptera acutorostrata chromosome 12, mBalAcu1.1, whole genome shotgun sequence, a single window of DNA contains:
- the POU3F3 gene encoding POU domain, class 3, transcription factor 3: protein MATAASNPYLPGNSLLAAGSIVHSDAAGAGGGGGGGGGGGGGAGGGGGGMPPGSAAVTSGAYRGDPASVKMVQSDFMQGAMAASNGGHMLSHAHQWVTALPHAAAAAAAAAAAAVEASSPWSGSAVGMAGSPQQPPPPPPPPPPQGPDVKGGAGRDDLHAGTALHHRGPPHLGPPPPPPPHQGHPGGWGAAAAAAAAAAAAAAAAHLPSMAGGQQPPPQSLLYSQPGGFTVNGMLSAPPGPGGGGGGGAGGGAQSLVHPGLVRGDTPDLAEHHHHHHHHAHAHPPHPHHAQGPPHHGGGGGAGPGLNSHDPHSDEDTPTSDDLEQFAKQFKQRRIKLGFTQADVGLALGTLYGNVFSQTTICRFEALQLSFKNMCKLKPLLNKWLEEADSSTGSPTSIDKIAAQGRKRKKRTSIEVSVKGALESHFLKCPKPSAQEITNLADSLQLEKEVVRVWFCNRRQKEKRMTPPGIQQQTPDDVYSQVGTVSADTPPPHHGLQTSVQ from the coding sequence ATGGCCACGGCGGCCTCTAACCCCTACCTGCCGGGGAACAGCCTGCTCGCGGCCGGCTCCATCGTCCACTCGGACGCGGCGGgggccggcggcggcgggggcggcggcggcggcggcggcggcggggcgggcggcggcggcggcggcatgCCGCCCGGCAGCGCCGCCGTGACCTCGGGTGCCTACCGGGGGGACCCGGCCTCCGTCAAGATGGTGCAGAGCGACTTCATGCAGGGGGCCATGGCCGCCAGCAACGGCGGCCATATGCTGAGCCACGCGCACCAGTGGGTGACGGCCCTGCcccacgccgccgccgccgccgcggccgccgccgccgccgccgtggAGGCGAGCTCGCCGTGGTCCGGCAGCGCCGTGGGAATGGCCGGCAGCCCccagcagccgccgccgccgccgccgccgccgccgccccagGGCCCCGACGTGAAGGGCGGCGCGGGGCGCGACGATCTGCACGCGGGCACCGCTCTGCACCACCGCGGGCCGCCGCACctcgggccgccgccgccgccgccgccgcaccaGGGCCACCCCGGGGGCTggggggccgccgccgccgccgccgccgctgccgccgccgccgccgccgccgcgcaccTCCCGTCCATGGCTGGGGGCCAGCAGCCGCCGCCGCAGAGCCTGCTCTACTCGCAGCCCGGGGGCTTCACGGTGAACGGCATGCTGAGCGCGCCCCCGGGGCcgggcggcggcggtggcggcggcgcgggcggcggcgcCCAGAGCCTGGTGCACCCGGGGCTGGTGCGCGGAGACACTCCCGACCTGGCCgagcaccaccatcaccaccaccaccacgcgCACGCGCACCCGCCGCACCCGCACCACGCGCAGGGACCCCCGCAccacggcggcggcggcggcgcggggcccGGACTCAACAGCCACGACCCGCACTCGGACGAGGACACGCCGACGTCCGACGACCTAGAACAGTTCGCCAAGCAGTTCAAGCAGCGGCGCATCAAGCTGGGCTTCACGCAGGCCGACGTGGGGCTGGCGCTGGGCACCCTGTACGGCAACGTGTTCTCGCAGACCACCATCTGCCGCTTCGAGGCCCTGCAGCTGAGCTTCAAGAACATGTGCAAGCTCAAGCCGCTGCTGAACAAGTGGCTGGAGGAGGCGGACTCGAGCACCGGCAGCCCCACGAGCATCGACAAGATCGCGGCGCAGGGCCGCAAGCGCAAGAAGCGGACCTCCATCGAGGTGAGCGTCAAGGGCGCGCTCGAGAGCCACTTTCTCAAGTGCCCCAAGCCCTCTGCGCAGGAGATCACCAACCTGGCCGACAGCCTGCAGCTCGAGAAGGAGGTGGTGCGGGTCTGGTTCTGCAACCGGCGCCAGAAGGAGAAGCGCATGACGCCGCCCGGGATCCAGCAGCAGACGCCTGACGACGTCTACTCGCAGGTGGGCACCGTGAGCGCCGACACGCCGCCGCCGCACCACGGGCTGCAGACAAGCGTGCAGTGA